The region aattTGATTTATATAAGTTGATTAGGTATGGGAATTTTTTAATAGTAATTAATATTCTTAATTATCAGTAGCATGGGCATAAATTATGAGCTTGTATAAACATGTACATAGTctatacatatatttacaaaatgcacacaaaatttAAGGAAACTTGGCATGCAGATAATGTGTGTAGACATTAAGCAAGAATATATTAATAGTGttctaaaaataaatggctGAAATAagctgtaaatatttacatctgtacaaaaaaataatggaaatcatttatgcaataaaacatttttagtaaactgtgtatttgtgtttttgtaatattgCCTAAAAGTACCAAAACAAAGTGTAATATTGCTTTGGTATCACAATTGAAGTACCTTTTTATTACGTGCACAATGAATTTTAAAGAGACAGAACAAGTTGATATGGTCAAGTACTATTTCCATAAGCttaaaaagtaaatatgaaaatgtgacaattaaaatgaagattTACTATTATACCTAAGTTTAAAGGACATTCTGTATGCCATTGACAGAGACTGATATTGATTTTGGTCTTATTTTCTTGATATTTTGTTCATAAGAGGATGGTGAATTTGTACAGAGCCAGTTCTGCCATCAATACAATTTTATGGCTGTAGCACACTTAGCTATCAGCCatataatatgtaatattttgcaGCCTATATATTTGATTTATACAACTTTGTTTTTCCCTGCCCAGATCTCTGGTAATTTAAAATTGCTCACAAAAAACCTGGCCATAACAGAAATGtcaggaaaaatatatattttacataaataatgGTGGTCGGTTTTGAAGTGGTTTTGTGAGTGGTCATGCCTCTTATTAGAAAAGACAGTTCATatctctaatttaagtgaactaCGCTACGCCTTTTTTCATAGTTTCCTTGCTTGGAAACGTTCTTTTGACATTTGTAAATGTGATGTAAGGCCAAAATGCTGCAGTTTGCACAAGGGAACCGCATATCAGGGAATGTTAACTTATCTTGAACCTGCCAATATCAGTTATGAGTCCTTTGGCCATGACTCATTATGCAGTAGAATACATATCTTACATTCTGATTAAAAACTAGGACTAAGTAACCTCAGAAACTCAACCAGGCTGGGTTTAGATGTAGAGGcctctgatcaaaacaaaatgaggcTGCTGTTGAAGGTGGTTACGAGGAGATGAGGAGTCAATAAGGGGCACAGCTGAGTACAGTGCTGGAGAAGTGTGTAGGACTGGTCTGTCCCGTTCACAATCTGATAggagtcaaagtcctgacttacgcacccccccaccccccaccccgaacATCGGAAAGGAGCTTTCTGAGGCTCTCCGACGTTCTGAACAGCAGTTTGAATGAAGCATGCAGAGGCCTTTATCCTGGTCATGTAAGATCTGGGGGAAATTCTCACCCTGTAATGGTTTTGACAAATTTGGCCAGATCATTCCCAATTTCTAGTTGGTTGACTAAATCTTTCTGTCTCCCCTTGAACTGCTGTGTGATTATGGTTAAGACAGAGATGGTTTATttcctgttcctcctctctctgaaaTCTTTTTAAATCAATTGGGAGCACTAGGTTaggattttcaaaaaaaataatatttcttttaGGCCTTTGGCTAAACTGGGCTTTAATAAATAACAGACATTCAGAGAGCATGACACGTTGTTTATTTGAGGTATCTCTTACATTTGTTTCACATACAAACCAAGTGAAAATATTGCATCACAAACACGAAACCAGCTTTGTAGTAACACATACAGtgagattaaaaatgaaataaaaatactgcatgTTTTCCAGAGCTTTGACATGACAATTGGAAAGGCTGCATGTAGGTGTCAATTGACAATACTGATACTGTTAACACTGAACTTAAAGAACTGGATTTGAATGGCTTTCTTTCATTGTGACAAATTAATAATCACTGTGCAGGAGtgtaactgcaaaaaaaaaacattgtaccTGGAAAGATGGATTGCTAGAAagtttaaaacactgaaatgaagATGTGtcttagaataaaaaataagggTAGAACACATTGAGCTCATAGACATCATCATAATCACTCAacttacatttttcatcattttcatactgaaACTGTTTTTCCTAACACTGGGACCTGTTGCATACAACTGACTCAGAGATTTCTGACCTGCTAGACCAGCCATACTTTTCTATGACAAGACAAGCAGTTGCattgcataaaaaaatattaaatcaacAATTAATCAACATTCGCCTCACAATTAAAAGAGTTCATGCTTTTTTTCACAGATTGGCAAGTTCAGGAATCATCAAAATGAAGTTTGTGAAGACaatacacatttcatttgtatttactTGTAAGttaaatttaaggacaaatgttgattgaattcaggccaaAATGTATTGATGAATTTCAAAAGTATGtaacagaaaataagaaatatttatGGTAAATTAAAGGTAATAGGGACTGACTGACAAATCAACTTTCTGCTCAACCAGCCAAACAAATGATTGTGTAAAAGTGCATGCGCACTgttaacatgaaaaacaatggattacattacataGAAGAAATACATGCTCAGGGTACACTGCCTGAATGTAGGTCCTagttttaacattttctttaaaaggtTCATTCATACATACTATGAACCACTGCTTAACTGTACCCTGACAGCCTTTAATTCTTAGCAAGTCAACATCTACAACAGCAGACGAACAATATGGGATTTATCAGGTATGGtggttcattttttcaaatgcaaattcagcTGTGAACCAAGTGAGTTACCATAACAGAATATCAAGGCAGTTTAATGCAGTGGCTTAAAGTCCAATGAGTAAGTTTGTACAATGGCCCCGGGTCTGAAGAATATAAATGAACCATCGTGTTTGTAAATCTAATAACCAAGGTACTCGGGGAACTTGTTTCACAGGAGATGGAGAGCCCTAACCTTTATAAACAAGATTTATGCAACTTCATCATTTTTGCAACTGCACAGAATTCAGACCCAGAATTCATAATGGGCATCTGatgacaaaaaaggaaaactataTATCCATCATTTTTGTCAACAAATGCACATAATGAATTCAGGGCCTGTATAATATAATGGAGCAGTCGTGCaatactcacactcactcacacacacacacaaacacacattcacacaaacacacacacacacataaagttTTGAGATCTGGTTGCTGCTACCAGTTCAATAACTTGACTCTATAGTGTATGGAAACCAACTGCCTACATTCTACATTCGTAGTATGGTAAACAGACACAGCATGGCGGCAGGGTTGAATGAACTCACTGATTGAATTGCCAGTGAGATTTGTCAGTTCTCACTCACAtacttgtgttttttgtttttttgctcagGTCATGGCTCTTCACTGTCCACACAACCCAGACCCTGTGGCACTTGTGCGTAGCATTGCCGAGAGCAAGGAGGAGGGAGGTGCTGAGGGTCAAAACTCGGTGTGGAGGGGGCTGCCGTTGTCCCTGGTACCGGGGGCCTCGCTGGGCTTCATGAAGACCCCCTCCATGGCTCTCCAGTAGTTGTGCTGGTTGGCGGTGAGCATGGCGTGCACCTCGCGCTGCCCGTGGATGGGTCGGCCGTACTGCTCACCCGTGACTGAAAGGAGCCCATCGGTGGCGGTGTGCTGGAACCTCACCGACTCCTCCCGCTCCCACACGGCCCCCCCGCACAGCACTGTCCACTCGTCCAGGGAGtccccctcgccctcctcccCAAACGCGCTCACTTCCTGCGGCACAAGCACAACAAATGCAAGCCTTAAAGTCACGTTGGGACATACAGGTAACTAAAttctcctcatcatcatcatttagaagaagtgctttacagtgatacCACATGAATTTCAATACTTTATTGCCCATTAAATACAGCATAAAAACATCACCTCAATGCTAATTACCAAAGCACCATAAAACACTGGCTTCTGAGAACACTGTGTTAGTGCAATAAGGAATGAGTGTTCAGATGCGGTTGATAAATGTGAATGCACTCCAATATCAGTAGCACACCAAATGATTGCTGGAGACTATGGAGTGCCCGACTGCCAGGATCAATTAGTATTTTATTATCACTCCGTCCTGACATCACAATTCCTCCGGTCATAAAATGTCCTCTCAGTGTGACTGTACAAGAACAACCAAATGAACACTCCAGAAAGTAAGGATTGATGATTACAATTAGTTTAAGATTGTATTCTATTAACTACTGAAGGATACAGacaaatgttattaaaaatgtattatctcGATCCAAGCACTGCACTTTGTAGCTGTTAAACTGTCTTTAAAGTTTTGTGGTGAATACACTGACTCTTTTTTCATTCAGGCCCAACTCCTCTTACTTATCTTAAATTATCAAACACAGAGTCTTGGCTGTGTCTTTATGAACAATCAAAATAACTTGATGAAGAAAATGCATAACTACGCTACTATCCAATCATAAATATTCACATCATGAACCACGAATGTAGAGTTGGAGACTGACTACTCCCTACTGGATCTAGTAATGTGTTGGCACAGCTAAGTATCTTCCGGGCATGTTAATGTGTTAGCATAGTAAAGTATCTACTGAGTCTGGTAATGTGTTAGCATAGCTAAGCACCTACTGGGTATGTTAACATGTTAGCATAGCAAAGTACCCACTGGGCCTGGTCTGCCGTTCTCCACCATGCTTGTTTTAAGGTTAAGGCAGTCTGGCTCTCTGCTGTTACATCTTttgaatgcttttaaaatgaccaGCCCCCCAACCCATGCTAGCCATCCTGGTCTACCACCCCCCAGACACTCCATAGcctcttttccactgtagggccgaacggttctgagcacggagaggaacggttccaatggtgtttccacctggaaacgtCTTGCCACGGAACGCTTACAAACTGTGCCCAGCATGATTTTCTCAGCACGGTTAGTcaaccgtgctcagtgcagcaaAACCATTCGGGTGGGCGGGCTTAATTACATAGgcattcactgattggtttcacattacgtcagttttgtgactctGCATCTGGTCTCTTCATGTCCTCTTTCGTAAGCTAGGTCGGTAGAGAacctaatataaataaaaatgcccgaAACTGTGTCatggtcagtggaggatacgctaaaaagaaaaaccaaaaaccgaccaaaatacacagaatccttGTCCATATCGTCAAccaacaaaacagaacataacaaaaacaaaacagaatggggagcgacgacaacaactggcgcatatttattacatacacaACGGGACGCCATCGCTGATCCACAGCATCACTTGCTGTCGTCACTAGTTTTTCTtagatacttcctagtcctggttttagcagcccaacagatggaaacagaaacggtaacCGTTCCCACGAGTCCTGAGCACTGCGGAACGGTACAGAGCGCCCCTGGTAACCGTTTggccctacagtggaaaagaggCTCATGTGTTTAACTGTCTGATCTGCTTAGCCTGAACCCATCCATCCTCCTCGTGGGGATTTTAACATCCATGAAGATGCCAACAACACCCTCTCCAAAGAGTTCCTGTCTTTGCTAGAATGCCACAATATCTCCCAGCATGTTAACTTCCCACCCATAACAAAGGCCATACACTTGACCATGAGTGTTCTCTGGAGTTAATCACCCCCACCAATCTCTGTAGGCTCAATCTTCACATTGTTGACCACCTCCCCATTCAAGCCCCATCCCCATTCCTTCATCCTGTTACCTCCGCCTCTAGCCACCTGCAGTGCTCCATGacatacatgaacacaaacatcATCGGTGCTACGGACCTCACTAATGTCCTCTATTCCCACCCTATCCCTGAGCCCCAGCTGCACTCTACCACCGAGCTGCTGTCCTCTTACAGCACAGTCCTATCATCCACCTTGGACTCCCAGTCACCCCTCAAAATCTACAGTGGGACATTCTCACACAGAAGTCAAGGAAATCCCAaagcacataaaacaaataacataatTGCACTGCAAAGGGGTTATTACAGTCCATACTGATAGAAACACGCATATACGTCAAAACGTCCACACCTGGTTGGAGGAGAGCGGTGAGGCGAAATAGTGGCTGTGCAGATTGCGGCCGGTGTTGACGTGAGTGAGTCTAATGGTCTGGCCGCATCTGACTGGTGTCCCGCGCTGGCAAACGGCAGTACTTGTGCCTCGAACGCTCCAGTAGCTGTTGCTGTCCTCCACCGTTGTCACTCCTGTCACCGACTGCTGACCGCTACCTGACAATAACATACAAAACGGATTTTCTTCTTCGTCTTATGAAAGCCAACAGGTGGAATGAATAGATTTAAGTTATAAAGAGTAACAACTAACTTTACGAACTTTGATAAAATAGCGTAAAACAAGGGACTGTGTATTAGACTATTTTGCTAGCTGGTGCAATAATTTGCTCGCTTATTAACACATGCCACTCAATTTTTAATAGGGAAGACAAGTAGTTGAAGGCTAGATGGGAGATCAACTATCGTTAGCAAATTGTGCTAACGAACAAGTTGTATAGCTATCTTGCTAGCTAGTTCAGCGTCAAGTAAACCCAATGCTGGAATGTCATAAAGCTCATCTCTCTCATTTAGCTACCCATCATATCAAAATAGAAGGCGAAAGATAGTAGCTAACATAGAGTTCAGTTAATCTGCAACTTGACTGATCACTGTAAAAGCTGTTATTTGAATTTGCACTTACCAGAACCATACCGGACATCGTGAGAATGTAATCTCACATTGTGTCTAACATTTAGTAGTTTGACGACAGATCCGCAAGTCACGAAGCCTAGTTCAGTTCCAAATGCTCGCGTACATAACCACAAAATAAGGACTGtatttaaaagtgtgtgtgcagaagttGTACAATGATCCATTACAGCAACCAGCtcacacagtacagtaaaatCAATGAATTGCAAAATGTGTACGTCATCAAAGACTCTCTGGTCAAATGGAAAAACGTGTTTTATGACAAGCGCGCCTTCTGCTGGCTAGGCATGGTAGTTGCAGTTAAATGAACGCTGATCAGTATGCTGGgattaaattcagttcattatAGACAAGCATTAAACAGTTCAGTGAATCATGAAACTAAATTAGGTTAACAGGAATTTACTTCGGCATATTTTAAACCGCGATTTTGTAAgcgttatttttgtaatatgacAGTTGTCGTTCCTTCTTTCCAAATAGTATAGACTACTAGAGTAACAAGATGCGGCGTTTATATAAATGCCCAGCAGGTGGGTTCAGGTTCACTAAATAGACCGGAAGTTCCATCTCCTTATCCcggaattattattatcacgCCGAACTTCGCAGCCATTTTTGATAGAGAGCTACTTTTATTTGCTGAGACTGTAGCCACATCTTCGTCAATATTTTagggtttcattttatttttttcatcggAGAGCTAGCTGCACGACAACAGGTAACTGATCGAGTTTAGCGTGTTCTATATCGTGTTACTGCAAGTACTGCAGTGTATATTTTGATTATGTACCTTagtttttcctctttatttaaGCCATGATCGTTTTATGTGCTTGTTGTTTAACTGGTCGTTTGGCTTATGAAACAGGCCTTGATGTTTTGTTCTGTGCCACGCATGAATGTACATTATAAATGATGTGTCGTTCGGATGTCAGCCGACACGATATTGCGGTGTTGTATCGTTGACGCATTGAAGCGCTGGTTAGCAAACCAGCACGCTAACGCTAGCTAATTGGCTAGCTGACTTGCTAACAATAGCTAGCCGTCTCGATGGTCGAACCATTATTTGGTtggatttttacttttaatgtcGTGTAGAACCAAGTAAAGACGTTAACGTGAACCCGGGAGAGGTGGGTCTGTATATTAGCTCGTTGGTTAGCTATAAGAACGGGCACAACAGCTTAGTTTAATGTTACGCTACTAACTGAGTTAGCCGTGTTTTTCTAGGTAACGACGGATTTAGCGAGCATTGGCTAACCAGCCAGCTCTGTCGATTCTGGCTACTCTGTTGGTTAGCAATATGTTAGTGCTCACTGATGAAGTTCTAGTCAGATGAGCAAGCGTTATCTGGCACATCGCAATACTCAGGTTTCCATTTGGTTGCTAGCTTTCTAGTTATGTGAAATTGGACAGTTACATGGAATTTGTCTGCATTATATAGACGGTGCTGTAAGCATCACCAGTAATAAGGCGCTGTCCAGCAGTGTTCATGTTTTCTCATGTTTATCATCTGTCGTGCATTCAGTGGCATATTTGCCTAATAGTGGTAACATGTCCCGTGTGCCTACATCTGGCTttataataatgacaaaatgtgtcttttaaTCGAATGGCGACAGGTTCTACCCTTTCCATCCAACCTCTTTCTTTACTAAATAACGTCATACCGTTTTTATTGAATTGGCTGTGTTAAATGATAGTAAGACGTCGTGCTACtgttgctgatttttttattctgttttaggGTTGGGTTTTCAGAAGACCCTACCAATATGTCTGACTTCATTGAAAGCGAGGCAGAGGAGTCCGAGGAGGAATTCGAGGAGAGGGAGATACAACCAAAAAAGAAACCGAAGCTTATGGAAGTTGATGATGGTAAGCGAGAGATGAGTGACAGCACTTTAAAGTAAACGTTGATATTGAAGTCGGCATAGGCTTTGTTTTCAGTCTCATTTAAAAGACTTGATTCGGGTGTGTTGTCCTAAATCGAGACCGGCTTGTTAATAGGATAGCCGCAGTGTGTGAATAACGTGGCTAATTAATTTGTGTCTcagatgaagaggaagaagaggagaacACTGAGGACCAGGATGAGCACGGAAACCTGCTGGGGCTAATTGATGACGATGTGGATGATGAcgaagaggaggatgatgatgcaGAGGCAAGCGGAGGAGCTGCCAGTGACTCTGGGGAAGAGATTGGGCATCGTAAGAAGAAGCGCAGTAAGTGATCATGGGACCACCCTGCCCGAACTGGCATCTTTTAGCGCGCAGTTTGATTTAATGATTTTATGTTATTTCTAACCAGGTAATCTTATTGtaattttctaattttttaATCCTCGATGTGTATgcagccaaataaaaaataatgtcaaatttGGAGTTACTGTGCAAACGGTTAGGTTTTCAGTGGGAACATCCTTGATTTTATTCTGCATTTAAGATTGTTTAACTGTTATTTGCTGTCCAGGCTATGACTATCGCTTGGATGACGATGACATTGATCTTATTGAGGAGAACTTGGGCGTGAAAGTTAAGAGGGTAAATATCATAATTTCTGCTAATTTGATTGGTTTAGTTGTAACATGACGACTAAATGTGTTTAAGTGCATGCTTAGCTATGTCTTAAAAGAAGTAACTGCTCTAGTTTTATTGAAACATACATGTAGCCACTCAACTTGAGGTTTTCGCTTTCCATTATCAACCATTAAGAGCACTTAGTGGTCACTGTTGAGACGGATCTTCTGTGAAAATTAATGAGATATGTGCACAGTACTGTTTTTTGTGTAATATGGCGAGAAGCGTTTTTAAGTGTATATGTCTTGTCGTAGAGAAACACCATTACACTGCTGCCAATATTTAGCTGCAGAATGCTTTGCCAAAATCTCATTTCACTGGTCACGTCTTCAGAGTTGATCTGTTTAATTGTCATTTTGAACAGACTCCTTTTTATCCTGTACTGGATATGTATTTACATCATTAGTAAATATGTATTCCTGACCACGACAGAAAAAATTTAGCCGTGTCAGAAATATGgctgatgatgaagatgaggaggacGACGATGGTAGGGAAGCCCACGAGAAGGACCTGATTGCGGACGAGATCTTCACGGGCGACGGTGATGCTGAGGAGGGGGAGGCCGTGGACATGCCCCTACCCCACGGGGAAGACgaagaggacgaggaagagTCGGGTGAGGAAGGGGAACATTGGGCTGCGGCAGGGgaatgtgattttgttttctgatacATTCAACTACTGCACATGTTCGTTAGCTGCATTATTATAAAAAGATACCTCATTACAGAATGCTTGACAACCCAAACCACATGCAGCTGGGCCAcccaaaatgtatatttgtggCTGCTTTTACCACAGTCAAGCAATGGCTACATTAAATCCACTGTGGACAGAGACAGCAAGTATTAGTGAAGTGTGTTTGATAGTTGCCACGTTGGGACTCTCTTGAACTGCATTGCCTATCTAGttaataataactattattattactagccagttcacttcacacttggggggggggggggggggattagctTCATATCTTTATTGCCTGCATTCTGAAAATTCTGATTTCTGTATGCCAGTGTGACCTCTGACCATAGCCTTCTCCATGACTCTCACGGGTTTTCCTTAAATGGATCAATGAATCTTAATGGTACTCGTATAatactgtggtctgtgtgtgaaatCTTCAGATATTGATGACTTCATTGTGGACGATGATGGGCAGCCA is a window of Anguilla rostrata isolate EN2019 chromosome 9, ASM1855537v3, whole genome shotgun sequence DNA encoding:
- the sdf2 gene encoding stromal cell-derived factor 2 encodes the protein MDHCTTSAHTLLNTVLILWLCTRAFGTELGFVTCGSVVKLLNVRHNVRLHSHDVRYGSGSGQQSVTGVTTVEDSNSYWSVRGTSTAVCQRGTPVRCGQTIRLTHVNTGRNLHSHYFASPLSSNQEVSAFGEEGEGDSLDEWTVLCGGAVWEREESVRFQHTATDGLLSVTGEQYGRPIHGQREVHAMLTANQHNYWRAMEGVFMKPSEAPGTRDNGSPLHTEF